One genomic segment of Catalinimonas alkaloidigena includes these proteins:
- a CDS encoding ISAs1 family transposase: MNWQKVFGSVPDFRINRRKKHNLVDILVIALCAIVSGADDFEEIEAYGKRKEVFLRGFLELPNGIPSHDTFNRVFKYMDKSAFGGCLYRWSKELLGFIKSSIVQINVDGKVLCGTAKSGFKKSGICILSAWVAEHHLILGQEKVDAKSNEKTAIPELLKSLDLEGSLVSSDAAGCQLKNADGSPCDLIIEKGGDYLIAIKKDHKHMYEQITDWMSKRKKHMCFDEWIDFGSGRIEKRVCYVETQLALLDDLSEWKHLKSIIMVEANREKGGKITYENRFYLSSLEVTAKEFNKLIRNHWSIENHLHWKLDVVFREDMSRTKTGNAAENMTTARKLALQLLNQVQDKESVKNRRKTAGWDDNYLLNILKNLTKN; encoded by the coding sequence ATGAATTGGCAAAAGGTTTTTGGAAGCGTTCCTGATTTTAGGATAAATCGGCGCAAGAAGCATAATCTGGTAGATATTTTAGTCATAGCCTTATGTGCGATAGTAAGTGGAGCAGATGATTTTGAAGAGATAGAAGCCTATGGTAAACGAAAGGAGGTATTCTTGAGAGGATTTTTAGAGCTACCGAATGGTATTCCCTCTCATGACACTTTTAATCGCGTGTTCAAATATATGGACAAATCAGCTTTTGGAGGTTGCCTGTATCGTTGGTCTAAGGAGTTATTAGGGTTTATCAAAAGTAGTATTGTCCAAATCAACGTGGATGGTAAGGTGCTTTGCGGTACAGCAAAGTCAGGCTTTAAGAAGAGCGGCATTTGTATATTAAGTGCCTGGGTAGCCGAACACCACTTGATATTAGGTCAGGAAAAAGTAGATGCTAAAAGCAATGAAAAGACCGCTATTCCTGAATTGTTGAAGTCTTTGGATTTGGAAGGCTCCTTAGTGAGCAGTGATGCAGCCGGTTGCCAGCTCAAGAATGCAGACGGTTCGCCGTGCGATTTAATTATAGAGAAAGGAGGAGACTATTTGATAGCTATCAAGAAAGATCATAAGCATATGTATGAGCAGATTACAGACTGGATGAGTAAAAGAAAAAAGCATATGTGCTTTGATGAGTGGATAGATTTTGGTAGTGGCCGCATTGAGAAGAGAGTCTGTTATGTGGAAACCCAGCTTGCATTACTAGATGATTTATCAGAATGGAAACATTTAAAGTCAATCATAATGGTGGAAGCAAACCGGGAAAAGGGTGGAAAAATTACCTATGAAAACCGCTTCTATTTAAGCAGTTTAGAGGTTACTGCTAAAGAGTTTAATAAACTCATTAGAAATCATTGGAGCATTGAAAATCATCTGCATTGGAAACTTGATGTTGTATTCCGAGAAGATATGAGTAGAACTAAAACAGGCAATGCTGCTGAGAATATGACAACCGCTCGGAAGTTAGCTCTGCAACTGCTCAATCAAGTTCAAGATAAGGAAAGCGTGAAGAACAGAAGAAAGACAGCAGGTTGGGATGATAATTATCTGCTAAACATTCTTAAAAACTTGACTAAAAATTAA
- a CDS encoding enolase C-terminal domain-like protein codes for MKIKKVTSKVYQWKGEVKTSDTIFATPLSTLPFQKDSQAPFRFFSWLVVEIETDNGLTGIGNAGLSPDITKNIIDSRLAPLLAGENPLNTEYLYEKMYRSSVAYGRKGAVMAALSAVDIALWDIKGLHLRQPVFMLLGGRTKASIPAYYSRLYTRNLDELQEEAAAFKAQGFDAMKLRCGYPMTEGLKGMKKNVEMVKVVRETVGDEVDVMLDAYMGFDFYFAKRFLKALEPYNLRWVEELLLPDEISNFAKLKQTTDIPISGGEHEFGRYGFHELLQANALDIIQFDTNRVGGFTEAQRICHMAQVHGVEIIPHGGQMHNLHVVMSSFASPMAEYFPKTPVEVGNELFWYIFDGEAEAENGQLQLDDQKPGMGLTLKMEGLENFEIIE; via the coding sequence ATGAAGATTAAAAAAGTTACCAGCAAAGTATACCAATGGAAAGGGGAAGTTAAAACCTCCGACACCATTTTTGCCACCCCACTGAGCACCTTGCCTTTCCAAAAGGATTCACAGGCGCCTTTCCGCTTTTTCAGCTGGCTGGTGGTGGAAATAGAAACTGACAATGGCCTGACAGGCATCGGCAATGCCGGCCTTTCTCCCGACATCACCAAAAATATTATTGACAGCAGATTAGCCCCGCTTTTGGCCGGAGAGAATCCCTTGAATACCGAATATCTTTATGAGAAAATGTATCGCTCCAGTGTAGCTTATGGGCGAAAAGGAGCCGTGATGGCTGCCCTCAGCGCGGTGGATATCGCCCTCTGGGATATCAAAGGGCTGCATTTGCGCCAGCCGGTGTTTATGCTTCTGGGCGGCAGAACCAAAGCTTCTATTCCTGCCTACTACAGCAGATTATATACTCGTAATTTGGATGAACTGCAAGAAGAAGCGGCCGCCTTTAAAGCCCAGGGGTTTGATGCTATGAAACTTCGCTGCGGTTACCCAATGACCGAAGGTCTGAAGGGCATGAAGAAAAATGTAGAGATGGTAAAAGTAGTAAGAGAAACTGTAGGCGATGAAGTAGATGTGATGCTGGATGCCTACATGGGCTTTGACTTTTATTTTGCCAAGCGCTTTCTCAAAGCTCTTGAGCCTTATAACCTTCGCTGGGTAGAAGAGCTTCTGCTACCCGACGAGATCTCCAACTTCGCGAAGCTTAAGCAGACCACAGATATTCCCATCTCCGGGGGGGAACATGAATTTGGTCGCTATGGCTTTCATGAGTTATTGCAGGCCAATGCTCTGGATATCATACAATTTGATACCAATCGGGTGGGGGGCTTTACCGAAGCGCAAAGAATTTGTCATATGGCGCAGGTCCATGGGGTGGAGATAATCCCTCACGGCGGACAGATGCACAACCTGCATGTGGTAATGAGCTCATTTGCCAGTCCGATGGCTGAATACTTTCCTAAGACCCCGGTTGAAGTAGGTAATGAGCTATTCTGGTATATCTTTGATGGAGAAGCGGAGGCAGAAAACGGTCAACTGCAATTGGATGATCAGAAACCTGGCATGGGTTTGACCCTGAAAATGGAAGGGCTGGAAAATTTTGAAATCATTGAATAA
- a CDS encoding acylase has translation MKSYCFLLLFIAFVISCKQNQEESRIKAWKAQAENISIIRDDFGVPHIYGKTDADAVFGMIYAQCEDDFNRVEMNYITAIGRLAEVEGEEALFNDLRARLYMTEAEAKAYYEASPDWLKKLCDAFADGANYYLHTHPEVQPRLITRFEPWMPMYFSEGSIGGDIERISTRRLQAFYEENQSLALNEFGDGLVHPDPFEEPQGSNGFAISPELTKSGNAMLLINPHTSFFFRGETHMVSEEGLNAYGAVTWGQFFVYQGFNEKTGWMHTSTRTDCIDEFLETVVEEDGQLMYKYGDEMRPVEVSEVSLFYKDGEEVKSRTFPMYRTHHGPIVRKQDEHWVATSIMWKPIEAFTQSYTRTKTTGYDSFHEMMAISTNSSNNTVYADAEGNIAYYHGNFVPKRDTSFNYAQPVDGSNPATDWQEPHPLSEQLTLLNPQNGWIQNCNSTPFTAAAEFSPRREDFPAYLAPDDENFRGIQAVRVLTGQKDVTLDKLIKVAYDPYLTAFEMLIPGLLEAYDGAGQDMPELSAAIDTLRNWDYTVSGNSVAMSLAVYYGQHYLKASTAPEGLNYIERVAYYGEGSPYKERLQIFAEARQNLEDDFGQWQTEWREINRYQRLNGDIQQPFDDDKPSVGVPMASSRWGALASFGARTYPGTKRMYGTSGNSFVAVVEFGDKVKAKSLLAGGQSGDPNSPHFDDQVDMYVDAEFKDVAYYREDVEARAAKTYYPGQIKE, from the coding sequence ATGAAAAGCTATTGTTTTCTGCTGCTATTTATTGCTTTTGTAATATCGTGTAAACAAAATCAGGAAGAATCAAGAATAAAAGCCTGGAAGGCTCAGGCTGAGAATATTAGCATCATACGCGATGATTTTGGTGTACCTCATATCTATGGCAAGACGGATGCGGACGCGGTTTTTGGAATGATTTACGCTCAGTGCGAAGATGACTTCAATAGGGTAGAGATGAATTATATTACGGCTATCGGACGACTGGCAGAAGTGGAAGGGGAGGAAGCACTTTTTAATGATCTGCGTGCCCGGCTTTACATGACCGAAGCCGAAGCCAAGGCCTACTACGAAGCTAGTCCTGACTGGCTCAAAAAACTTTGTGATGCCTTTGCGGATGGTGCCAATTACTATCTGCATACCCATCCTGAAGTGCAGCCCAGACTGATCACCCGCTTTGAACCCTGGATGCCTATGTACTTCAGCGAAGGTTCCATCGGAGGAGATATTGAAAGAATCTCTACCAGAAGGCTTCAGGCATTCTATGAAGAAAACCAATCGCTGGCCCTGAATGAATTTGGAGATGGGCTGGTACATCCCGATCCTTTTGAAGAACCCCAGGGTTCCAATGGTTTTGCAATTTCTCCGGAACTCACTAAGTCGGGAAATGCCATGTTGCTGATTAACCCGCATACCTCATTTTTCTTCAGAGGTGAGACGCATATGGTCAGTGAAGAAGGACTGAATGCTTACGGTGCCGTTACCTGGGGGCAGTTTTTTGTCTATCAGGGCTTCAACGAAAAGACTGGCTGGATGCATACTTCTACCCGCACAGACTGTATAGATGAGTTTCTGGAAACTGTAGTGGAAGAAGATGGGCAGCTCATGTATAAGTATGGAGATGAAATGAGGCCGGTAGAAGTATCGGAAGTAAGCCTTTTTTATAAAGATGGAGAAGAGGTAAAAAGCAGGACTTTCCCGATGTACCGCACACACCATGGCCCAATCGTCAGGAAGCAGGACGAGCATTGGGTAGCGACCAGCATCATGTGGAAACCCATAGAGGCGTTTACACAATCCTACACCCGCACCAAAACTACTGGCTATGACTCTTTTCATGAGATGATGGCCATCAGTACCAACTCTTCAAACAATACGGTCTATGCTGATGCTGAAGGAAACATCGCTTACTATCATGGAAATTTTGTGCCTAAAAGAGACACCAGCTTCAACTATGCTCAGCCAGTGGACGGCAGCAACCCGGCTACCGACTGGCAGGAACCTCATCCGCTCAGCGAGCAGCTTACCCTACTGAATCCACAGAATGGCTGGATACAGAACTGTAATTCCACGCCTTTCACCGCCGCAGCAGAGTTCAGCCCCAGGCGGGAAGACTTTCCTGCTTACCTGGCTCCTGATGATGAAAATTTCCGAGGCATACAGGCGGTAAGGGTTTTGACAGGCCAAAAAGATGTTACGCTGGATAAACTCATTAAGGTCGCTTATGATCCTTATCTGACTGCTTTTGAGATGTTGATTCCCGGCCTGCTGGAAGCTTATGATGGGGCAGGGCAGGATATGCCTGAGCTAAGTGCAGCGATTGATACACTCAGAAATTGGGATTATACCGTTTCTGGAAATTCAGTAGCCATGTCATTGGCTGTCTACTATGGGCAGCACTATCTGAAGGCGTCTACCGCACCTGAAGGTTTGAATTATATTGAAAGGGTTGCCTATTACGGAGAAGGGTCTCCTTATAAGGAGCGTTTACAAATCTTTGCTGAAGCCAGGCAAAATCTGGAAGATGACTTTGGGCAGTGGCAAACCGAATGGCGGGAGATCAACCGTTATCAGCGGTTGAACGGTGATATTCAGCAGCCTTTTGACGATGATAAACCCAGTGTAGGTGTACCCATGGCTTCTTCCCGCTGGGGTGCTTTAGCCTCATTTGGCGCACGTACTTATCCGGGCACCAAGCGGATGTACGGAACTTCAGGCAACAGCTTCGTGGCCGTGGTAGAGTTTGGCGATAAAGTAAAAGCCAAGAGCCTGCTGGCGGGAGGGCAAAGTGGCGACCCCAACTCCCCGCACTTTGACGATCAGGTAGATATGTATGTGGATGCTGAGTTCAAAGATGTCGCTTATTACCGCGAAGATGTAGAGGCCAGGGCTGCGAAGACCTATTATCCGGGACAAATAAAGGAATAG
- a CDS encoding CHAT domain-containing protein translates to MKQCHQNHSRLFWVLTFLFLLANSHCFAQNVSREYADNLYQQGSYAEAAEAYHQLATYQQSEEQNDSLVFYQYWEAKCYIQQYAYDEGRSILEGILSASALTLNPSLLSKVYHEIGYTYMGEGDLEQAMEYSRKSIDTELGRAATDSFQLAKYYELKGFMSMQAGAYGEAEKWVKHAHQLRKNVLDPVDKELGYSANTLYIILSALGKLEEAEAAIAEAWTILQHHLPEEHPHIAVLANNYSTHLLDMGDPQQAKTFLLKAIVSNRKGERYLPLAQNYVNLGLLYLNLNESKTAESYYLQAWEIADTLISYPDYQRANIRDALGAAYYQQEQYVKADSMFSAALAEKRDLYKTETAEIAQSFFNLGLIAEERKDWQQAKSYFAQSEQIRAETVGADHPKRADALYELGSIAWELDQQAQAISYWKKAFNIYHQKFGLTHHHAQENLLQLAIAYEQLQMQDSLRNYLHMAWGGASGMNAPITDFKQLDTLQIRVYSPKVLDLVNFHLGLFLAQGHNIKKEDLHIASNIFTAVQHWLPTFQSLYNDASLYESVSDQLQTLYRQSAVLAHRALAYEQGDQEVWENLLLNCIQASRGATIQLAFKDRQAISFAGVPDSLVARSQVLKEQLRFSLLRQQDSENNEEAAEIAIQQQSILQSWQELQQQLKQDYPQYYEARYAIQPPTKKEIQARLAEQKYTALAYFDLDSALLTVQIEPRQLKTSWLNMPAGWQDSLQQYQQLYRQEGKAKQKAALGYFLYQQLWQPLDIPADAPVKILADGPLHYLNFETLLTHQTAEESPMAAWPWLLRDYCVYYGHSLAGSNTVRGSAGKGVLGIAPGFSQDLKNNYLDQLPQHQQADSTFLSWLRTPWSLAFARQLQEEGWGTSLTEQSATETLLLTQANEASVLHFGTHARLQNESPLYSFLALTPQPQQEQDGYLYAYELYSKPLNVQLAVLTACETGLGKYRRGEGVLSLAHAFRYAGCPTVIYSLWSIDDQQSNQIAEGFYRHLHDNMTAAEALRAAKLSFLEKAEGSLQSPYYWGGLVLTGDNTEIHLNSTQYAGWSIGLGLGIFIIIALFFIRHLQKRKASLKR, encoded by the coding sequence GTGAAACAATGCCATCAAAACCATAGCAGGCTATTTTGGGTGCTGACCTTCCTTTTCTTACTGGCCAACAGTCATTGTTTTGCACAAAACGTTTCACGCGAGTATGCCGATAATTTGTACCAGCAGGGAAGCTATGCCGAGGCCGCTGAAGCCTATCATCAACTGGCTACATATCAACAATCTGAAGAACAAAATGACAGCTTAGTTTTTTACCAATACTGGGAGGCAAAGTGCTACATTCAGCAGTATGCATATGATGAGGGAAGAAGCATACTGGAAGGTATTTTGTCTGCCTCAGCACTCACCCTTAACCCTTCATTGCTGAGCAAGGTATACCATGAGATTGGCTACACCTATATGGGCGAAGGGGATCTGGAGCAGGCCATGGAATACTCCCGCAAAAGTATAGACACAGAACTCGGAAGAGCAGCCACAGACTCTTTCCAGCTGGCAAAGTACTATGAACTGAAAGGCTTTATGTCTATGCAGGCCGGAGCTTATGGAGAAGCGGAAAAGTGGGTGAAGCATGCGCATCAGTTGAGAAAAAATGTGCTGGACCCGGTAGATAAGGAACTGGGTTACAGCGCCAATACACTTTACATCATTCTCTCGGCCCTGGGAAAGCTGGAGGAGGCAGAGGCAGCCATCGCTGAAGCCTGGACCATCCTCCAACACCACCTCCCGGAAGAACATCCCCATATTGCAGTACTCGCCAATAACTATAGCACCCATTTACTGGATATGGGTGATCCTCAGCAGGCCAAAACCTTTTTGCTGAAAGCCATCGTTTCCAACCGAAAAGGAGAAAGATATCTGCCCCTGGCACAAAACTATGTCAACCTGGGGCTTTTGTACCTCAACCTCAACGAAAGCAAAACGGCGGAATCGTACTACCTGCAAGCCTGGGAAATCGCGGATACCCTCATCAGCTATCCCGATTATCAGCGTGCCAACATCAGGGATGCACTGGGAGCAGCCTATTATCAGCAGGAACAATATGTAAAAGCAGATTCTATGTTTTCGGCGGCTTTGGCAGAAAAAAGAGACTTATACAAGACTGAGACCGCTGAAATCGCGCAAAGCTTTTTTAACCTGGGGCTTATCGCAGAGGAAAGAAAGGACTGGCAGCAGGCTAAAAGCTATTTTGCACAGTCGGAGCAAATACGGGCAGAGACAGTAGGGGCTGATCATCCTAAACGGGCAGATGCGCTTTATGAATTAGGCAGCATCGCCTGGGAGCTTGATCAACAGGCACAAGCTATCTCCTACTGGAAAAAAGCCTTCAACATCTATCATCAGAAATTTGGGCTTACTCACCACCACGCTCAGGAAAACCTGCTTCAGTTGGCCATCGCTTACGAGCAGCTTCAGATGCAGGATAGCTTACGAAATTATCTGCATATGGCCTGGGGAGGCGCTTCCGGCATGAATGCGCCTATTACTGATTTTAAGCAGTTGGATACCCTACAAATCCGTGTGTACAGTCCTAAAGTGCTGGACCTGGTTAATTTTCACCTGGGCTTGTTTCTGGCGCAGGGCCATAACATTAAGAAAGAAGACCTGCATATTGCCAGCAATATTTTTACTGCGGTGCAGCATTGGCTGCCTACTTTTCAATCCCTCTACAATGATGCATCTCTGTATGAATCGGTATCCGACCAGTTACAGACCCTTTACCGGCAGAGTGCGGTCCTGGCCCACCGGGCTTTAGCGTATGAGCAGGGTGATCAGGAGGTATGGGAGAACTTATTGCTCAACTGCATACAGGCCAGCCGGGGCGCTACGATACAGCTGGCTTTCAAAGATCGACAGGCGATAAGCTTTGCCGGGGTTCCCGATTCCCTGGTAGCCCGGAGCCAGGTCTTAAAGGAGCAGCTCCGCTTTTCTCTGCTGCGCCAGCAGGACAGTGAGAATAATGAAGAGGCTGCCGAAATCGCTATACAACAACAGTCCATCCTTCAATCCTGGCAGGAACTTCAACAACAGCTGAAGCAGGATTACCCTCAGTATTATGAAGCCCGCTATGCCATTCAGCCTCCGACGAAAAAGGAAATACAGGCTCGTTTAGCTGAACAAAAGTATACTGCGCTTGCCTATTTTGATCTGGACTCTGCCCTACTGACTGTGCAAATAGAGCCCAGGCAACTGAAAACCAGCTGGCTCAATATGCCTGCCGGCTGGCAGGATTCTCTGCAGCAGTATCAGCAGCTTTACCGGCAAGAGGGGAAAGCAAAGCAAAAGGCTGCATTAGGATATTTCCTCTACCAACAACTTTGGCAGCCACTGGACATTCCTGCTGATGCTCCGGTTAAAATTCTGGCTGACGGGCCTTTGCATTATCTAAACTTTGAGACGCTACTCACGCATCAAACAGCAGAAGAAAGTCCGATGGCAGCCTGGCCCTGGCTCCTCAGAGACTACTGCGTGTATTACGGCCATAGCTTAGCAGGCTCAAATACTGTCAGGGGTAGTGCCGGGAAGGGCGTTTTAGGCATAGCACCGGGCTTCTCTCAGGACCTCAAAAATAACTATCTGGATCAACTGCCGCAGCATCAGCAAGCTGACTCTACCTTTTTGAGCTGGCTCCGTACCCCCTGGTCCCTGGCATTTGCCAGGCAATTACAGGAAGAAGGATGGGGCACTTCCCTCACTGAGCAGTCGGCTACCGAAACGCTTTTACTCACTCAGGCAAATGAGGCCAGCGTATTGCATTTTGGTACCCACGCCCGCCTTCAGAATGAGTCTCCACTCTACAGTTTTCTGGCACTCACCCCACAACCTCAGCAAGAGCAGGATGGCTATCTGTATGCGTACGAATTGTACAGTAAGCCACTAAATGTCCAACTGGCAGTACTTACCGCTTGCGAAACAGGCCTGGGGAAGTACCGCCGTGGAGAAGGGGTGTTATCGCTCGCTCACGCCTTCCGCTACGCCGGATGTCCTACTGTGATCTACAGTCTGTGGAGCATAGACGATCAGCAGTCCAACCAAATTGCAGAGGGTTTTTACAGGCATCTTCATGACAATATGACGGCAGCAGAAGCGCTAAGGGCTGCCAAGCTCTCTTTTTTAGAAAAAGCAGAAGGCAGTTTACAATCTCCTTACTACTGGGGTGGACTGGTGCTTACCGGTGACAATACTGAAATCCATTTGAACTCCACCCAATATGCAGGCTGGAGCATAGGACTGGGCCTGGGCATTTTCATCATAATCGCTCTCTTTTTTATCAGACACCTACAAAAGCGCAAGGCATCGCTTAAGCGCTAG
- a CDS encoding zinc-binding metallopeptidase family protein, with amino-acid sequence MKLFTCKQCGQLLYFENTRCESCGSTLGFLAEDMELYTLPAQPGNTFSLPRKSEQYRYCENAQHQACNWLIPVKQEDPFCEACQLNHTIPNLQEANHMQLWQKMELAKHRLIYTLLCLHLPLISKTQQSETGLAFDFKADRQEAVLTGHDQGLITLNIAEADDAERAKRREEMGEPYRTLLGHFRHEVGHYYWDRLIANSNFLSSFRSLFGDERQDYSEALKRHYQQGPPSNWKENFISEYATAHPWEDWAETWAHYLHLLDTLETAYAFGLQVSPQAAEQDDSMDANMDINPYTLTNFDDIINLWLPLTFAMNSINRSMGQADMYPFVIPPPVIEKLRFVHQVCHAQK; translated from the coding sequence ATGAAATTATTCACCTGTAAGCAATGTGGGCAGTTGTTGTATTTTGAAAATACTCGCTGCGAAAGCTGTGGAAGCACACTTGGTTTTTTGGCAGAGGACATGGAGCTGTACACGCTACCTGCTCAGCCTGGCAATACCTTTAGCCTGCCCAGAAAGTCTGAGCAGTACCGTTACTGTGAGAATGCGCAGCATCAGGCTTGCAACTGGTTAATTCCTGTTAAGCAAGAAGATCCTTTTTGCGAAGCATGCCAATTGAATCATACAATACCTAATTTACAGGAAGCAAACCATATGCAGCTTTGGCAAAAGATGGAATTAGCAAAACACCGGCTGATCTACACTTTGTTATGCTTACACCTTCCGCTTATAAGCAAAACCCAACAGTCTGAAACCGGCTTAGCCTTTGACTTCAAAGCAGATCGGCAAGAAGCAGTGCTTACCGGACATGACCAAGGGTTAATCACACTCAACATTGCCGAAGCTGATGACGCTGAGCGTGCCAAAAGGCGTGAGGAGATGGGAGAGCCTTACCGTACCCTGCTCGGACATTTCAGGCACGAGGTCGGACATTACTATTGGGACAGGCTCATTGCCAACTCTAACTTTCTTTCTTCATTTCGCAGTTTATTTGGCGATGAGCGCCAGGATTATAGCGAAGCACTCAAAAGGCATTATCAACAAGGGCCTCCCTCAAACTGGAAGGAGAATTTTATCAGCGAATATGCTACTGCCCACCCCTGGGAAGACTGGGCAGAGACCTGGGCTCATTACCTCCATCTCTTAGACACACTGGAAACTGCCTACGCTTTCGGCTTACAGGTTTCTCCCCAGGCGGCCGAACAAGATGATAGTATGGATGCCAATATGGATATCAATCCCTACACACTGACAAACTTTGACGATATCATCAATTTATGGTTGCCACTCACTTTTGCGATGAACAGCATCAATCGAAGCATGGGACAAGCGGATATGTACCCTTTTGTGATACCGCCTCCTGTGATTGAAAAGCTGCGCTTTGTACATCAGGTATGTCATGCGCAGAAATAA
- a CDS encoding RNA polymerase sigma factor, which translates to MTTKSKPASEYDDSSLYQGLLKNDQSAFEYLYTQNFPAVRQLIFQYRGSEDDAKDIFQEGVIALWNNIRSGTYQLREGVKLSTYLIQICKLRWMDKMKKASSRYEVKQEVYMEPAEEAEVMVEWIDKEEQSQFQQQFAQLGERCQNLLKRFYFLKQSLQEIAEVMTIGEASAKNEKYRCMQRLKKIVLTQS; encoded by the coding sequence ATGACGACGAAATCTAAGCCTGCCTCCGAATATGATGACTCCAGCCTGTATCAGGGATTACTTAAAAATGACCAAAGCGCTTTTGAATACCTCTATACCCAGAATTTTCCGGCAGTGCGCCAGTTAATATTTCAGTACAGAGGCAGTGAAGACGATGCCAAAGACATCTTTCAGGAAGGAGTTATCGCACTTTGGAACAACATACGCTCCGGCACTTATCAGCTTCGTGAAGGGGTCAAGCTCAGTACTTACCTGATACAGATTTGTAAACTCCGATGGATGGACAAAATGAAGAAAGCAAGCTCCCGTTACGAAGTAAAACAGGAAGTGTATATGGAACCTGCGGAAGAGGCTGAGGTGATGGTAGAGTGGATTGACAAAGAAGAACAGTCTCAGTTCCAGCAGCAGTTTGCTCAGTTAGGAGAACGTTGCCAGAACTTACTGAAACGCTTCTACTTTTTGAAGCAAAGCCTACAGGAAATCGCTGAGGTGATGACTATTGGCGAGGCTTCAGCCAAAAATGAAAAGTACCGTTGCATGCAGCGGCTCAAAAAAATAGTGCTAACCCAGTCTTGA
- a CDS encoding papain-like cysteine protease family protein, which produces MKSTQSFKKISYLLLLLFVLIISEAQAQIRVQENTMWCWAACVQSVLAQAQVNQTQTEIVSRLTGSPQNRPAHVKEVVQLLQSYQFRAWEVSYPASPEQLYSTLANGWKLIALVNPSNNPNVGHFIILQGLTPEGLIRVSDPANGQTYAQAPQQLYNDWKWNYSVVVGTPTNNMMSYN; this is translated from the coding sequence ATGAAAAGTACCCAGTCATTCAAAAAAATCAGCTACCTGCTTCTTCTCTTATTTGTCTTAATCATAAGCGAGGCGCAGGCCCAGATCAGAGTACAGGAAAACACAATGTGGTGCTGGGCTGCCTGTGTGCAAAGTGTGCTCGCCCAGGCACAGGTCAATCAGACACAAACAGAAATTGTGAGCCGCCTGACCGGAAGCCCGCAGAATCGCCCTGCTCATGTCAAAGAGGTAGTGCAGCTACTACAGTCTTATCAGTTCAGAGCCTGGGAGGTGAGTTACCCGGCATCGCCCGAACAGTTGTACTCTACTTTAGCCAATGGATGGAAACTTATCGCCCTGGTCAATCCCAGTAATAATCCCAATGTAGGTCATTTCATCATCTTACAAGGACTTACACCAGAAGGACTGATACGAGTAAGCGATCCTGCTAACGGACAGACCTATGCTCAGGCACCACAGCAACTTTACAATGACTGGAAATGGAATTACTCAGTGGTGGTGGGCACACCGACCAACAACATGATGAGCTATAATTAA
- a CDS encoding endonuclease/exonuclease/phosphatase family protein: MKRRKFIENTLFTLTNLAMASGTLSARSWQWFPKKKITTITYNVYAFQGYPKTDDTQFILKDVHAQMPERMALEMAIYRPDIITFQEAPAESEVSKVARKLDMDYTYFPGGFPGALLTKFEIVSTQNCPLVEKKEPGDLFSRHWGKALLKTADEELMIYSAHLHPSDDVIREQEVKEVLKVIKADAKDKRNFIFQGDLNHEPIQNEYARWKEAGLKDCYMAKGVEQRNTIKSTVPNRTVDYIWVNEALGKRLLRCKVMYEGNFRTNLLDERSFALSDHLPVMAEFK; the protein is encoded by the coding sequence ATGAAAAGACGGAAATTTATTGAAAACACATTATTCACCCTAACCAATTTAGCTATGGCATCCGGCACGCTGTCAGCCAGAAGCTGGCAATGGTTTCCTAAAAAAAAGATTACCACCATCACCTATAATGTATATGCCTTTCAGGGCTATCCCAAGACAGACGACACACAGTTTATTTTAAAAGATGTACATGCTCAAATGCCTGAAAGGATGGCCTTAGAGATGGCCATATATCGCCCGGATATTATTACTTTTCAGGAAGCGCCTGCTGAAAGTGAGGTGAGCAAAGTGGCCCGAAAACTAGACATGGACTACACTTATTTCCCCGGCGGATTTCCGGGAGCCTTGCTGACTAAATTTGAAATTGTCTCCACCCAAAACTGCCCCTTGGTGGAAAAAAAAGAACCCGGTGATCTTTTTTCCCGGCATTGGGGCAAAGCCCTGCTCAAAACTGCTGATGAAGAACTGATGATCTACAGCGCTCATTTGCATCCCAGTGATGATGTAATTCGTGAGCAGGAGGTGAAAGAAGTGCTGAAAGTGATTAAGGCTGATGCAAAAGATAAACGCAACTTTATCTTTCAGGGAGACCTCAATCATGAGCCAATACAAAATGAGTATGCGCGATGGAAAGAAGCAGGGCTCAAAGACTGTTATATGGCTAAAGGAGTGGAACAAAGGAATACCATTAAAAGCACTGTTCCTAACCGAACGGTAGACTACATTTGGGTAAATGAAGCATTGGGCAAAAGACTACTGCGCTGTAAAGTTATGTATGAAGGTAACTTCCGCACCAACCTCCTGGATGAGCGCTCTTTTGCTTTAAGCGATCACCTGCCGGTCATGGCAGAATTTAAATAA